The following DNA comes from Mycobacterium sp. MS1601.
TCCTGCACACAGCACACGGCCAGTTCATGGCCCTGGGCGGACTGCTGGGCCTCACCCTGGCCCAGCAGCTCGGCCCCTGGATCGGACTGCCCATCGCCGTGCTGATCACCGCCGCGATCGGCGTCATCTGCGGCAAGATGCTTTTCGACCCGATCAAGGCGCAGGGCGCGAACGTCATGCTGTTCACCTCGGTGGGCTTGGCGTTTCTCACCTACGCGGTGATGCTGGTGGTGTTCGGTGCCGACATCAAGGTTTTCGACATCTCACTCGGATCCGCACAACAGTTCGGGCCGTTCATGATTGCCCCCGGTGAGATCGTCCTACTGCTCGTCGCCGCAGCGGTCACCGCTGGGCTGTGGCTGCTTTTGTCCCATTCCTCGGTGGGGCGCAGCATCCGTGCGGTGTCGTCCAACCGGGAGCTTGCCCAGATCCGTGGTGTGCCCACCAACCAGATCAGTTCAGTGGTGTGGGCCCTCAGCTCGGGCCTGGCCGCCATTGCCGGCATCATGATGGGCATCCTCGGTTCGACATCCGCCGAAGCGGGCTGGACCTACATCCTGCTGGTGCTGGCCGCCGCCGTCCTCGGTGGTGTCAGCAACATCTTGGGTGTGGTTGCCGCGGCGATGCTGCTCGGCATCGTGATGGATCTCAGTGCGTTGGTGGTGGATACGGCGTTCCGCCCTGTCATCGCCTTCGCGCTGCTGATCGCGGTGCTGATCGTGCGGCCTCAGGGTCTGTTCTCCTTCGCCGCTCGAAAAGAGGCCGTCGCATGATCTCGATGTCCTTCCTGGCCACCGTGCTCACCCTGGCGGTGGTGTACTCGATGGCCACCCAGCTGCTCAACCTCGAAGCGGGCTGGGGCGGTATGTGGGATCTGGGCGTTGCCGGCCTGATCGCTGTGGGTGCCTACAGCTACGTGCTGCTGACCTCCGCACCTGACGCGATGGTGCCCGGTCTCGGACTCCCGGTGCTGGGTGGCATGATCGGTGCAGGCATCATCACGGCGCTGATCGCGGCGCTGATCGGCTGGCCCGCGTTGCGTTTGCGCGGTGAGTACTTCCTCATCAGCACCTTTGCGTTCGCCGAGATCATCCGGCAGCTCATCATCATCGGCAAGGGCTTCACCGGCGGTACTTTCGGCATCACGTTCGTCAAGCGCCCGTTCGAGGCGGCGTTCCGCTTCGACGCGTACCCGTTTGTGCTGCTGGGCATCACCATCGTGATGTCGGTGGTGGTGTTCCTGATCTGCTCGCGGGTCGCCGGATCCGTCTACGGCATGACCCTGCGTGCCGCGCGTGACAACGAGCCATTGGCGATGGCCACCGGTACCTCGGTGAAAACCCTTCGGATGTCCACGTATTCGTTTGTCGGACTGCTGGTCGGGTTCTTCGTGGCCCCGGCGTTCGTATGGTTCCTCGGTGCCCTGGTGCCGTCGACCTTCGGCGCCACGCTCACCTTCACCATCTGGGCCGGACTGGTGATCGGTGGTCTGGGCAGCCGGATCGGCCCGGTGGTCGGCGCTCTGCTGCTCACCTGCGCCAGCGAGGCCGTCCGGCTCATCGAGGTGTCGCCGGCGCACGCGCACCTGCTCTCGGCGGTTCAGCCCGCACTGGTCGGCATCCTGCTGATCGTCGTGCTGCGGTGGAGGCCGGGCGGATTGTTCACCGAACGTGGATCATTCGCCCGAGCCCGGCACATCTCCGGGGAATTGAAACGTCTGAAGCCGGTTGGCGCAGCGGCAGTCAAGGGAGGCGCAGCCTGATGTCGAACGACACATCCCCGACACAGAAGACCGACCCGCCGATGCTGACGTTGAAGGACGTCAACAAGCAGTTCGGCGGAGTCAAGGCGGTGCAGAACGTCAACCTGGCGATCGACAGCACCAAGGTCACCGCGTTGATCGGCCCCAACGGGGCCGGCAAGACCACGCTGTTCAACGTGATCTCCGGCTTCGGTACCCCGTACACCGGCACCATCACGTTCGGCGACGTCGACCTGACCGGGCTGGTGCCGCACAAGGCTGCCCGCGCCGGCGTGGTTCGGACGTTCCAGACGCCTATCGGGTTCCCGTCGATGACGGTGGCAGAGAACATCGCCATCGCCATCGTCGGGCACAGCCTGAGCAACCCGTGGAGCCCGTTCCTGCGGTGGCGCCGTGACAAGCAGATGCGTCAGCAGGCCATGGAGCAGGCACGAGAGCTGTTGGCCAAGGCCGGAATCGAAGGACTGGCCGACGTGCCGGGTTCCGATCTGTCACCGGGCAATGCCAAGCTGGTGGAGATCACGCGTCAGCTGGCGATGCGGCCGAAAATGCTGCTGCTCGACGAACCGGCCGCGGCCATGGCCGTCGACCAGATCCGTACGCTGTCGCGACTGATCCGCGGTATCGCCGACGACGGTATCGGCGTGCTGGTGATCGACCACAACCTGGGCTTCGTCCTGGAACTGGCCGACACCGTTCACGTCCTGGAGTACGGAGCCGTCGTGGCCTCCGGCACCCCCGAGGAAATCGGTAACGACCCACGAGTGCGCGAGATCTATCTCGGCGGAGCGGAGGAGGAAGCCGGTGCTGCTTGACGTACGCGACTTGGCGGCGGGTTACGGCAACCTCGAGGTGGTGCGTAGCGCCAGCTTGCAGGTTGCCGAGGGTGAGATCGTAGCCATCGTCGGCCCCAACGGGGCGGGCAAGACCACCCTGCTGAAGGCAATTGCGCGGTCGTTGCCGCTGAAAGGCGGCAGCCTCCACTTTGCCGGCGAC
Coding sequences within:
- a CDS encoding branched-chain amino acid ABC transporter permease gives rise to the protein MQNLFFGLLTGAVLAVATSGFALLRNTERFLHTAHGQFMALGGLLGLTLAQQLGPWIGLPIAVLITAAIGVICGKMLFDPIKAQGANVMLFTSVGLAFLTYAVMLVVFGADIKVFDISLGSAQQFGPFMIAPGEIVLLLVAAAVTAGLWLLLSHSSVGRSIRAVSSNRELAQIRGVPTNQISSVVWALSSGLAAIAGIMMGILGSTSAEAGWTYILLVLAAAVLGGVSNILGVVAAAMLLGIVMDLSALVVDTAFRPVIAFALLIAVLIVRPQGLFSFAARKEAVA
- a CDS encoding branched-chain amino acid ABC transporter permease, whose amino-acid sequence is MISMSFLATVLTLAVVYSMATQLLNLEAGWGGMWDLGVAGLIAVGAYSYVLLTSAPDAMVPGLGLPVLGGMIGAGIITALIAALIGWPALRLRGEYFLISTFAFAEIIRQLIIIGKGFTGGTFGITFVKRPFEAAFRFDAYPFVLLGITIVMSVVVFLICSRVAGSVYGMTLRAARDNEPLAMATGTSVKTLRMSTYSFVGLLVGFFVAPAFVWFLGALVPSTFGATLTFTIWAGLVIGGLGSRIGPVVGALLLTCASEAVRLIEVSPAHAHLLSAVQPALVGILLIVVLRWRPGGLFTERGSFARARHISGELKRLKPVGAAAVKGGAA
- a CDS encoding ABC transporter ATP-binding protein, producing the protein MSNDTSPTQKTDPPMLTLKDVNKQFGGVKAVQNVNLAIDSTKVTALIGPNGAGKTTLFNVISGFGTPYTGTITFGDVDLTGLVPHKAARAGVVRTFQTPIGFPSMTVAENIAIAIVGHSLSNPWSPFLRWRRDKQMRQQAMEQARELLAKAGIEGLADVPGSDLSPGNAKLVEITRQLAMRPKMLLLDEPAAAMAVDQIRTLSRLIRGIADDGIGVLVIDHNLGFVLELADTVHVLEYGAVVASGTPEEIGNDPRVREIYLGGAEEEAGAA